GGACGGCTCCCGCCATCGGCATCACGATGTGCCAAAGTGCAGTTGCTGTTAACCGCCAGGAGGGAGCCGTCCTATGACCGAAGTTACCACGATCGGAGTTGATCTCGCGAAGAACGTTTTTCAGATCCATGGCGTCGATGCGTCGGGCCAGCCGGTGATCCGCCGCCAGTTGAAGCGCAGCCAGGTCTTGCCGTTCTTCAAGAAGCAACCGCCCTGCCTGGTCGGCATGGAAGCCTGCGCCAGTGGCCATCACTGGGCCCGCGAGGTCTCCAAGTTGGGGCACGAGGTGCGTCTGATGCCAGCGCGTTACGTGAAGCCCTACGTCAAGCGCAACAAGAACGACGCGGCGGACGCGGAAGTGATCTGCGAGGCGGTGACAAGGCCGACCATGCGGTTCGTGCCCATCAAGACTCAGGAACAGCAGAGCGGGCTGATGCAGCACCGGACGCGCAAGCTGTTCGTGCGCCAGCGCACCGCGTTGATCAACGCCATGCGAGCCCATCTGGCCGAGTTCGGCATCGTTGCCGGGGTCGGTCGCAATGGGGTCGAGAAGCTGGTGCGCCTGATTGACAAGGGTGATGACGAGCGTGTGCCGTCAGCGGCGCGAGAGTGCCTGCTGGCGCTGCGTGATCAGCTCGAGGCGATCAAGTTCAGGATCCACGAGTTAGACCTGCGTATCCTGGCCTGGCATCGCTCGAGCGAACTCAGTCTGCGCCTCGGCGATATCCCCGGGGTCGGCCCGTTGATCGCCACCGCTCTCATTGCCAGCATACCCGATCCCCATGCCTTCAGATCGGGCCGCGACGTGTCCGCCTGGATCGGTCTTGTGCCGAAGCAGAACTCGACCGGCGGCAAGGAGCGCTTGGGTCACATCTCGAAGGCCGGCGACCGCTATCTGCGATCACTGCTGATGATCGGCGCCTTCTCTCTGATCAAACGCGCCAAGCAGGCAGGCAGCACGCCGCGACCGTGGCTTGCGGCGCTGCTGGCACGGCGACCGACGAAGGTCGCAGCCATCGCGCTGGCCAACAAGATCGCCCGCATCGCCTGGGCCATGATGGTCCGCGGCACACGATACAGCGAACCTGCAGTTCGGGCCGCTTGAGATCTGCGCGGGCCAGGCTCGCGCACCCGAGGTTGGAAAGGGCAACGGACAGATAATGCACCCAGCCGGTCGATCCGGAGATCGGGACACCCCACCTTAGCCATTGCAGCATCGAGACTGCGTGCTTTTGACCGGGACCCGATCTGCGGAGAGCATTGTGGCCAGCGGCCATGTGAAAGTGCCGCATCAACAGGCCGAACACATGGCAGCACCGACCAGCACTGCATCAACGTCCAAAAAATCCCTTGCCAACAGGGAGCCGTCCACACATGGCTATTCGCGACGGTCTGGCCCAGTCTCCGTCACCACCGCTCTTACCCAGCAAGCTGACCTCCCGACCCTCTTCTCGGTTCGCCAATTGGCGGCAGCGGCGGAGGTGATTCGGAGCCTGGGGTTCTTTACCCGCCCGCCTTACGCACGTAAACCGCGCTAAACGTCGCCACCGTGTCCTTGCAGCCGTCGCAGGCGTCGCACAAGAGGTCGGTGTTGACCGGCACCAGACGCACCTCGAAGCCGAGCTCGTGGTAGGTGTCGACCATGTCGCGGGCCTTGGTGGCATCGGTGTTGCAGCGCCACTCCCAGCCCTCGTCGACCAGGCCCTGCTCGGGCGGCAGGTTGCAGCCGTCGAAGCCCGATTGCGTATTGAGGTCGCTCATGCCGCGGCCCGGCCCTCGTCCGGTTTCTGCTGGGCCAGCTTGTTCAGCCGGATGTGGCCCAATATGGCGCAGCCCAGCGCCGCCACGTACTGCGGCATGTCGTCGTCGGCGACGTTGACCTCGGTCTTGATCAGCTCCTCGATGGCCTTGACCAGGCTACCCCAGCGCAAGATGCCGCCGACCAGGGTGACCTCGCTCTCGATCTTGATGCGCTTCAAGAGCTGCACCGAACGCTGGGTCAGCGACATGCCGGCGCCCAACATGATGTCCTCGGGCGGCACGCTGTTGGAAAGGTGGTTGATGACCTCGGATTCGGCAAACACCGTGCAGACGCCGGAGATCGGCACGGCCTCGTTGGCGCGCTCCAAAAGATCGCCGATGTCTTCGGTCTCGTAGCCCATGTAGCGCACGGTCTTTTCCAGGAACATGCCGGTGCCCGAGGCGCACTTGTCGTTGAGGCGGAAGGTGCGCACCTTGCGGCTCTCGTCGACGCGGCTGGCCTTCATGGTCTGGCCGCCGATGTCGAGCACGGTACGGGTGCCGGGAAACAAAAACGCCGAACCCCGGGCCGTGGCCGTCAGGTCGGTGACCTGCAGGTCGGTGTCGTCGTACTGGTGGCGGCCGTAGCCGGTGGCGATGGCGTAATCGAGGTCGGCCCGGCCGAGCCCGGCCAGCTTGGCCGCCTCGCCGCTGGTCTGGGCCGCCGCCTCCTGCAGTTTCGATCCCGTGGGCTGCATGTAGCGGGCGACGATTTGGTGGTCCCCGTCCAGCACCACGGCTTTGGTGTAGGTCGAGCCGATGTCCAGTCCGATGGTATGGGCCATGGTCAGGCTACCTCCTTCTCGAGCTTGCGGGGCTCGCCGGCCTTGACGCTGTCGAGCGCGTAGAGCGCCGCCCCCAGCGCCCCCATGTAGTGCGATTCCCCGCTGACGTTGAGGCTGCGCTCGAGCTTTTCCTCCATCGCCTTGATCATGCCGACGTTGAGCGCCACGCCGCCCGAGAAGGTGATCTCGTCCTCGATGCCGACGCGGCGCAAGAGCCCGAAGGAGCGCGCCGCGATGGACTGGTGCACGCCCCAGAGGATGTCCTCGATTTTCTTGCCCTTGCCCAGCCAGCTCAGCACCTCGGCCTCGGCGAAGACGGTGCAGGTGGTGCTGATTCGCACCGGCTTTTCCGAATTAAGCGCCGTCGGCCCGAGGTCGTCGAGCGGGATCTCGAGGGCGTCGGAAGCGGCGCCCAGGAAACGCCCGGTGCCGGCGGCGCACTTGTCGTTCATGCAGAAATCGACGATCTCGCCGTTGGGCTGGATGCGGATGGCCTTCGAGTCCTGGCCGCCCATGTCGAGCACCGTCTTGGTGCCCGGGAACATGTGGGCGGCGCCGCGGCCGTGGCACGAGATCTCGGTCACCTGGCGGTCGCCGAAGGTCACCTTGTAGCGTCCGTAGCCGGTGCCGATGACGTAGCCCACGTCTGCGTCCTCGGCGATCGATTCGGCCAGCGCCAGCTGGTATGCCACTTCCGCCGCCTTGGTCACGTCGGCGCCGGTTTCGATCAACGAGCGCCCGACGATGGTGCCGTCGTCGTCGACGATCACCGCCTTGGTTTGCGTCGATCCGACGTCGACGCCGCCTGCATGGCTCATGCCGTTCTCCTCGTTCCTAGTCGAACAGGATGTTTTCGACGAAGGTCTCCAACTGGATGGCGAGATGGTCGAAGGTGTTCTGGTTTTCCTCGAACTCGCTGATGAAGTAGGGGATCTCGTGCTCGTCGAGCTCCTTGGAATAGGCCACCTGTTCATCGAGGCCGGGCTCGCACATCTTGGCGGCGGCCAGGATCACGGCCTCGGCGTCGGCGCCCCGGACGCGCTCCAGCAGCATCTTTTCCTTGGGCTTGCGCAGGTCGTGCTGCACCGGGCTGTAGGATGAATTCTCGATATAGGCATGCGCCAGGTTGTCCCAGGGATCGCCGGCGGTGGGCACAGGGTCGAGGATGAAGCGCAGCCCGATGTAAAGGTCGTCGTCGACCACGTAGCAGGACCGCGACACGGTCTGCAAAAGATCAAACGGCGGCACCTCGCAGAAGCCGCCCTCGAAGACCACGCGCATCTTGTCCTGCTGCTTGGCCGGGCGTTCCTTGACCAGGCCGAGCACCGTCTTCAGCAATTCGTTGAACTCTTCCCGCGGCAGGATGCCGGCCAGTGCCGTCAGCGCCATGGCCTCATCCGAGGCGATCAGCCAGGGCCGTTCGCGGCGAAGCGCATAGAGCTCGGCGAACAGTTCTCGGGTCTTGTTATAAAGCTCTATCGAGGCCCGTAGCGCCTCGTCGCTGATGGGCTGGCCGGTGAGCTCGCTGATGTCGCGGCCCAGGCGGGCATATTCGTTGCGCAGGTATTCCTGGGAATGCCGCGAGTTGGGGTTCTGCGGCAGATAAAGGATCTGGCACTTGTAATCGAAATTGCGCCCCCAGACGCCGCCCAGGTTGCGCGCCGCGTCGCAGATCGGGTGGGTGACGAAGAGGTCGAGCTCGATGTTGCCGCTAAGGGCTATGTCGAGCGAGGTCTTGATGACCGAGCAGAGGTAGGAACCGAAGTGCGATTCGGCCTCCATGCCGTCGGTCTGGGCGCCGCGCATCTTGACCGGCAAGAGGCCGGCGGCGTGGGCGATCTCTTCCGGGAAATAGACCTGGAAGTGGCCGATCACCTTGCCGCCCTGTTGGCGCCAGGCCTTGACGGTGGGGTATTCGGGATCTTCGGCCAGCTCGCGGCAAAGCTGGAAAATGCGCTCCAGCGATTTGCCTTGCCATTCCCTGAAGTAGTGGCCGTTGGCTGCCATGTTCAGGCCGCTCCTCGTTGTTCGCGCGCCACCAGGCCCTCGAAGAAGGCGTCGACGCGGTTGCGCATCTGGGCCTCGGAGACCACACGCGGGTCCATCATGTCGGATTCCATGAACAGCGTCGCCAGGCCCATGTCCTCGGCCGCATGGTGGCGCCTATCCGCCATGCCTGTGGAGACCGTGCGGCAGCTCTTGATGGGATGATAGACGATGCCGTCGAGATTGTATTCGGAATCCACGGTCTCGATGTCCCGGGACTGATGGAACATGGCATCCATGGCCTCGCGCACCGAAATCAGCGTGCCCTCGGCCAGGGCGTCGATGGGATCCTCGAGGTCGTAGACGTGGCCCAGATCCGCACCGCCGGCGGCAAACGACATGTAGGTCGAGTTGACGAAGACGCCGCCCTGGTTGGCGAAGAGGTCGTTGAAACGGCGGAAGATGGGATAGCAGGGGACGCCGATGAAGCCCAGGCGGTAGCGCTGCTCGAGCACCACTTCCCGGTCGTCCACGCGGCCCAGCACGCCGATGCCGTTCTGCGCCCGGTAGGCCATCTCCTCGACCAGTTCCTGGAAGTAGCGGCTGCCCTCCTCGCTGCCCCGGAAGCAGTTGGCCATGCCGAGATAGATGGTGCCGTCGGTCAGTGCGTTGAAGACGGCCGGCGAGTTCTTGTTGATCTCCAGGGCGCGGCTGTAGGCAACACTGAGGTCGTTGGCCCAGGCCATGTGCTCACGGAACTTGTCGATGTCGAACTTCTTGCCGGTGATCTTTTCGCAGATCGCGATGAGTTCCTTGATCTGGCCCGCCACGTAGCGCTTTTCGTATTCGAAGTCCTCGTCGCCGGGCTGGCTCTGGTCGCCCCAGGTGCGGGTGCCGGGAATGTCGATGACGACGGTGGGCGTGTCGTAGAAGCGTTCCCAGATCTCGGCCCATTTGATGTAGGTGTTGCAGGCGTTGGTCAGCACCGCGATCGAGGGCTTGGGGATGGTGCCCATGGGGTGCTCGCCGCCGCGCAACTGCATGGCCACGTCGGCCTTGACGTAGCCGCAGATGTCGGGCGAGTAGCCATAATCCTCGGCTTCGTTGAGGTAGGTGTCCGAGGTGCGGCGGATGGCCGTTTGCAGGGCGTTGACCTCGGGGAAGACCACCGGCATGTCGAAGCTCTTGAGGATCTCGTTCATGCTGCCCATGACGAAGACGTAGGCCGCCCCGCCCTGATCGCCGGCCACCCCGGTGAGCTCGCCGAACCAGTCGCGAAAGAGGCGCGCGCCGTCGCGGGCGCCGCGGCCGACCAGGTCCTTGTCCCAGGTCTCGGGCGTGTTCTGCAAATTCGTCATGGTGCGGAAATCCCCTGCCGGCGCAAATATGCAAATGCATATATAATCCCTAAAAAACATGAGGGCATGAACTTGTCAACGGAAACATGCATTTTCATATTCTCCGAAATCGGGTAATTGAGGGATCGGCGCTGAATTCCCCGGGGGGCAGGGAGAAGGCATGGCGGAGACGTTTCGCGAGGGGCTGGTATCCTATCTTTTGGCGCGGGCCAGCTTTGCCGTCAGCGGGCCCTTCGCGGCGGCGCTGAAGGAACACCGCATCACCCAGCGGCAATGGCGCATTCTGGGCACGCTGTGGGACAGCGAGGGCATGCGGCTCGGCGAATTGGCCGCTGCCGTGATGTGCGAACAATCGACGGCCACCCGGCTGGTCGACCGCCTGGTGGCCGATGGCTTGGTCGACAAGCGCCCCGCCAGCGATGACCGGCGCAAGGTGCAACTAGTGCTGACGCCCAAGGGGCGGGCAGAAACCCGGCAGCTGGTGGCTCTTTCGGATGAATTGGAGCGGGACTTCGCGGCCAGCTACGGCGAACAGAATACCGAGGCCTTGAAGGCCGAACTCAGGGACCTGATCGGGCGCTATTCCTGAAGGGGGCTCGCGCCTTAATCTTCCTCGAATTCCGCCAAGCCCGCCAGCAGGTCCTGGCCGCGGGGCTCGGCGGCCTCGCGAACGCCTTCGCGGAGAGCCGTTTCCATGACCTCGAGGTGGGCCTGGACGGCGGCCCGGTCGGCCCGGCCAAGCTCGGCGCGGTCTCTCAGCAGATGCTGTAGCGCATTGCCGATCTCACTCATCAAGGGCCAGCCGAAGATGCTGCCCTGGCCGGCCAATTCGTGGGCCAGGCGGGCCAACCCGGCGATCTCGCCCCGGCTTTGCTCGGCCCGTGGCGGCAGCGCATCAAAGGCCTGGCGTAGCGCCGCGAGTTGCTCTCCGGCCTCGACCAGATAGCTCTCGCCAAGCTTTGCCACGGCGGCTTCGGCGCGCTGCCTGGCGGCGGCCTCAATGCCGCCGCCGGGCGCCGTGGAATCGCTATCGTTCGGGTCTTTTTCGTTCATCTGGGGAGCGCTCATAAAGCCAGCCGGCAATCTTCCGCCCTTCCAGGCGGCGGTGCAAGCGCCCGGCCGCCCGCAGACTTGCCGAGAAGGCTATTGACTCGCCTCCCGCCAGACACGAACATCGCCTCAACAACGGGCGGGTGGCCACTTTCGGACCTGCCGCCCGCGTTCATTTGGGAAACTTTCGGCCCCATGTGGACACGCTTGCCGGCGCGCAAGACCGGCCTCACACGGAGGGAGACATCGAGACATGCGTGTGAAATTTTTACTCTCGGCGCTGGCCGTCGCGGCCGTGGCCGTTCTGCCGGCGCAAGCCAAGGAACTCAAGTTCGCCTTTCAAGGCACCTTGAATTCGCTTGACCCCTATAATCTCAACGAGACCTTTCACCTGGGCTTCCAGGGCAACATCTACGAGGGCCTGGTTCGCCGTGGCGGCGACCTCAAGATCGAGCCTGCCCTGGCCACCAGTTGGGAGGTCATGGAGCCCACGCGCTGGCGCTTTCATTTGCGCAAGGCCGTCAAGTTCCACGACGGCTCGGCCTTCACGGCCGATGACGTGATCTTTTCGGCCGATCGCTCGCGGGCCGAAGGGTCTGACGTGAAAACCCGCATCGCCGCCGATACCAAAGTGGTCAAGGTCGACGACTACACCGTCGATTTCGTCACCTCCAAGCCCAACCCGATCATCTTTTTCGAGTGGGGCACCTGGTACATCATGTCCAAGTCCTGGGCCGAGAAGAACAAGGCCGTCAAGCCGCAGGCCATGAGCGGGGACGAGGAAAACTACGCCACCCGCCATGCCAACGGCACCGGCCCCTTCATGTTGGTGAGCCACCAATCGGGCGTCAAGACGGTGGCCGAGGTCAATCCCAATTGGTGGGACAACGCCAACAAGGAACACAACCTCACCAAGGTCACCTTCACGCCGATCAGCTCCGACGCCACGCGGGTGGCGGCGCTGTTGTCGGGTAATGTGGACATGGCCTATCCGGTGCCGGTGCAGGACCAGAAGCGGGTCGATGCCAACAGCGGCACCCGCATGCTGGTGGGACCGGAGCTGCGTACCATCTTCCTGGGCTTCGATCAGCACTCGGACGAGCTTTTGTACTCCAACGTCAAGGGCAAGAACCCCTTCAAGGACAAGCGCGTGCGCGAGGCTTTCTTCCGGGCCATCGACATCAACGCCATCAAGAAAAAGGTCATGCGGGGGCTTTCCGATCCTTCGGCCCTGATGATCTCGCCGGCGCTTACGGCGGCGCCCAAGGGACATTACAAACGCCGCTCCTTTGATCTGGCCAAGGCCAAGAAGCTGCTGGCCGATGCCGGCTATCCCAATGGCTTCGAGACCGCCATGGACTGCCCCAACGACCGCTACGTCAACGACGAAGCGATCTGCCAGGCCGTCGTCTCGATGCTGGCCAAGGCCGGCGTCAAGGTGGCCCTCAATGCCCAGCCCAAGGCCAAGTACTTCCCCAAGGTGCTGGCACCCAACTTGGACGTCAGCTTCTACCTGCTGGGCTGGACGCCGGGTAGTTTCGATTCCTGGAACGTGCTGGCCAACATCCACGGCTGCCCGCGCATGGACGACAACTCGCCGGTCTGGAACAAGCCTGATCGCGGCAAGATCAGCAATGGCAAGTTCAACATCGGCGGCTACTGCAACCCCAAGGTTGATGCCCTGACGTCCAAGATCCTCAGTGAGACCGACCAGGACAAACGCAACGAGATGATCATGCAGGCCTGGACCATGACCATCGACGATGTGGCCTACATCCCGCTGCATCAGCAGGCCTTGGCCTGGGGCGTCAAGGACAGCGTCAACTTGGCGCAACGCCAGGACAACCAGTTCGCCTGGCGTCACGTGATGGTGAAGTAGTCACCAGGCTTTGAGCGTCACTACCACCCGGACCCCGGTATCATCCCGGGGTTCGGGTTTCCTTTTGTCGCCAGGTTTTGATTTGAGAGGGGGCTGACAGCGGCATGCTGGCGCTCATCATCCGGCGTTTCATCCAGTCCATCGTCGTCATGCTGGTGGTGGCACTGATCGCCTTCACGCTGTTTCGCTACGTTGGCGATCCGGTGGCCATGATGGTGGGCCAGGAAACCTCGCTGATCGAACGCGCCGAAATGCGCGACCGCTTGGGCCTCAACGATCCGGTGCCGGTGCAGTTCGCCAC
This genomic window from Alphaproteobacteria bacterium contains:
- a CDS encoding IS110 family transposase; translation: MTEVTTIGVDLAKNVFQIHGVDASGQPVIRRQLKRSQVLPFFKKQPPCLVGMEACASGHHWAREVSKLGHEVRLMPARYVKPYVKRNKNDAADAEVICEAVTRPTMRFVPIKTQEQQSGLMQHRTRKLFVRQRTALINAMRAHLAEFGIVAGVGRNGVEKLVRLIDKGDDERVPSAARECLLALRDQLEAIKFRIHELDLRILAWHRSSELSLRLGDIPGVGPLIATALIASIPDPHAFRSGRDVSAWIGLVPKQNSTGGKERLGHISKAGDRYLRSLLMIGAFSLIKRAKQAGSTPRPWLAALLARRPTKVAAIALANKIARIAWAMMVRGTRYSEPAVRAA
- a CDS encoding acyl-CoA dehydratase activase; this translates as MAHTIGLDIGSTYTKAVVLDGDHQIVARYMQPTGSKLQEAAAQTSGEAAKLAGLGRADLDYAIATGYGRHQYDDTDLQVTDLTATARGSAFLFPGTRTVLDIGGQTMKASRVDESRKVRTFRLNDKCASGTGMFLEKTVRYMGYETEDIGDLLERANEAVPISGVCTVFAESEVINHLSNSVPPEDIMLGAGMSLTQRSVQLLKRIKIESEVTLVGGILRWGSLVKAIEELIKTEVNVADDDMPQYVAALGCAILGHIRLNKLAQQKPDEGRAAA
- a CDS encoding acyl-CoA dehydratase activase, producing the protein MSHAGGVDVGSTQTKAVIVDDDGTIVGRSLIETGADVTKAAEVAYQLALAESIAEDADVGYVIGTGYGRYKVTFGDRQVTEISCHGRGAAHMFPGTKTVLDMGGQDSKAIRIQPNGEIVDFCMNDKCAAGTGRFLGAASDALEIPLDDLGPTALNSEKPVRISTTCTVFAEAEVLSWLGKGKKIEDILWGVHQSIAARSFGLLRRVGIEDEITFSGGVALNVGMIKAMEEKLERSLNVSGESHYMGALGAALYALDSVKAGEPRKLEKEVA
- a CDS encoding 2-hydroxyacyl-CoA dehydratase family protein, with translation MAANGHYFREWQGKSLERIFQLCRELAEDPEYPTVKAWRQQGGKVIGHFQVYFPEEIAHAAGLLPVKMRGAQTDGMEAESHFGSYLCSVIKTSLDIALSGNIELDLFVTHPICDAARNLGGVWGRNFDYKCQILYLPQNPNSRHSQEYLRNEYARLGRDISELTGQPISDEALRASIELYNKTRELFAELYALRRERPWLIASDEAMALTALAGILPREEFNELLKTVLGLVKERPAKQQDKMRVVFEGGFCEVPPFDLLQTVSRSCYVVDDDLYIGLRFILDPVPTAGDPWDNLAHAYIENSSYSPVQHDLRKPKEKMLLERVRGADAEAVILAAAKMCEPGLDEQVAYSKELDEHEIPYFISEFEENQNTFDHLAIQLETFVENILFD
- a CDS encoding 2-hydroxyacyl-CoA dehydratase family protein, giving the protein MTNLQNTPETWDKDLVGRGARDGARLFRDWFGELTGVAGDQGGAAYVFVMGSMNEILKSFDMPVVFPEVNALQTAIRRTSDTYLNEAEDYGYSPDICGYVKADVAMQLRGGEHPMGTIPKPSIAVLTNACNTYIKWAEIWERFYDTPTVVIDIPGTRTWGDQSQPGDEDFEYEKRYVAGQIKELIAICEKITGKKFDIDKFREHMAWANDLSVAYSRALEINKNSPAVFNALTDGTIYLGMANCFRGSEEGSRYFQELVEEMAYRAQNGIGVLGRVDDREVVLEQRYRLGFIGVPCYPIFRRFNDLFANQGGVFVNSTYMSFAAGGADLGHVYDLEDPIDALAEGTLISVREAMDAMFHQSRDIETVDSEYNLDGIVYHPIKSCRTVSTGMADRRHHAAEDMGLATLFMESDMMDPRVVSEAQMRNRVDAFFEGLVAREQRGAA
- a CDS encoding MarR family transcriptional regulator, which produces MAETFREGLVSYLLARASFAVSGPFAAALKEHRITQRQWRILGTLWDSEGMRLGELAAAVMCEQSTATRLVDRLVADGLVDKRPASDDRRKVQLVLTPKGRAETRQLVALSDELERDFAASYGEQNTEALKAELRDLIGRYS
- a CDS encoding Hpt domain-containing protein → MSAPQMNEKDPNDSDSTAPGGGIEAAARQRAEAAVAKLGESYLVEAGEQLAALRQAFDALPPRAEQSRGEIAGLARLAHELAGQGSIFGWPLMSEIGNALQHLLRDRAELGRADRAAVQAHLEVMETALREGVREAAEPRGQDLLAGLAEFEED
- a CDS encoding ABC transporter substrate-binding protein, with protein sequence MRVKFLLSALAVAAVAVLPAQAKELKFAFQGTLNSLDPYNLNETFHLGFQGNIYEGLVRRGGDLKIEPALATSWEVMEPTRWRFHLRKAVKFHDGSAFTADDVIFSADRSRAEGSDVKTRIAADTKVVKVDDYTVDFVTSKPNPIIFFEWGTWYIMSKSWAEKNKAVKPQAMSGDEENYATRHANGTGPFMLVSHQSGVKTVAEVNPNWWDNANKEHNLTKVTFTPISSDATRVAALLSGNVDMAYPVPVQDQKRVDANSGTRMLVGPELRTIFLGFDQHSDELLYSNVKGKNPFKDKRVREAFFRAIDINAIKKKVMRGLSDPSALMISPALTAAPKGHYKRRSFDLAKAKKLLADAGYPNGFETAMDCPNDRYVNDEAICQAVVSMLAKAGVKVALNAQPKAKYFPKVLAPNLDVSFYLLGWTPGSFDSWNVLANIHGCPRMDDNSPVWNKPDRGKISNGKFNIGGYCNPKVDALTSKILSETDQDKRNEMIMQAWTMTIDDVAYIPLHQQALAWGVKDSVNLAQRQDNQFAWRHVMVK